The proteins below are encoded in one region of Haladaptatus sp. R4:
- a CDS encoding restriction endonuclease has product MIRQIPQSAFPDFVATLWRKQGWTTTVKEKAEKTFVALQREGAEGLIWATPRTGDGVSGKELQQFVKICKQYGVNEGAVVTPGTFTEDAEKIGSQAGIQLVDGEKLRTIVEARELHDLVEQFADGDATGADESGDTDGIGPLPISLPNSLPIPDAVSRKMVAAVVVAVLAIALAAVVAPTILGTGGHVATDDGWNVSANSTATPNAANALEVRWNAKRVPKVDPKTGDDGVYKARDGKQFLLVSMNVTNDGDDTVGLQSQDFAVRSNGSLLGAQALTNTTGHSGVLESGDSTTVWYVFSIDEDAPSATIVTSGRMRRSNVPVRFVRDKSVEANV; this is encoded by the coding sequence ATGATACGACAGATACCACAGTCCGCGTTTCCCGATTTCGTCGCCACTCTCTGGCGGAAACAGGGATGGACGACGACGGTGAAGGAGAAGGCAGAAAAGACGTTCGTCGCCCTCCAACGGGAAGGTGCGGAAGGACTCATCTGGGCCACGCCGCGAACGGGGGACGGCGTCAGCGGGAAGGAACTCCAGCAGTTCGTCAAGATTTGCAAGCAGTACGGCGTCAACGAGGGTGCCGTCGTCACTCCGGGAACGTTCACCGAGGACGCGGAGAAAATCGGCTCACAAGCAGGCATCCAGTTGGTCGATGGCGAGAAACTACGGACCATCGTCGAAGCGCGCGAACTTCACGACCTCGTCGAGCAGTTCGCCGACGGCGACGCGACTGGGGCGGACGAATCGGGTGACACGGATGGAATCGGCCCACTCCCGATTTCGCTTCCCAACTCCCTCCCGATTCCGGACGCGGTTTCTCGGAAGATGGTCGCCGCCGTCGTCGTCGCGGTCCTCGCTATCGCGCTCGCCGCCGTCGTCGCCCCGACGATTCTCGGTACTGGCGGCCACGTCGCGACCGACGACGGGTGGAACGTCTCCGCGAACTCGACGGCGACCCCGAACGCGGCGAACGCGCTCGAAGTCCGCTGGAACGCGAAACGCGTCCCGAAAGTGGACCCGAAGACTGGGGACGACGGCGTGTACAAAGCGAGGGACGGGAAACAGTTCCTCCTCGTCTCGATGAACGTCACGAACGACGGCGACGATACCGTCGGCCTGCAATCGCAAGATTTCGCCGTTCGCTCGAACGGGTCGCTGCTGGGCGCGCAGGCGCTCACGAACACGACTGGCCACTCCGGCGTACTCGAATCGGGTGACTCCACGACCGTGTGGTACGTCTTTTCCATCGACGAGGACGCGCCGAGCGCGACTATCGTCACGAGCGGTCGGATGCGTCGCAGTAACGTTCCCGTCCGGTTCGTGCGCGACAAATCCGTCGAAGCGAACGTCTAA
- a CDS encoding dihydrofolate reductase family protein, with protein sequence MKTQYYTSTSIDGYLADENNSLDWLFQFGEIDEIEGAKDDYPQFIEQVGALAMGSMTYEWIIEHENLLEEPELWPYETPAWVFSSRELPEIDGANIHFVQGDVAPVHEDMVEAAAGKNVWLVGGGDLVGQFHENGLLDEIILTVAPVTLGSGAPLLPRRITDPPLRLTNVEQYGDIFAALTYEVQ encoded by the coding sequence ATGAAGACGCAATACTACACGTCAACGAGTATCGACGGGTATCTCGCCGACGAGAACAACTCCCTCGACTGGCTCTTCCAGTTCGGAGAGATCGATGAGATAGAGGGCGCGAAGGACGACTACCCGCAGTTCATAGAACAAGTCGGGGCCTTGGCAATGGGTTCGATGACGTACGAGTGGATTATCGAACACGAAAACCTGCTGGAGGAGCCGGAACTATGGCCGTATGAGACCCCGGCTTGGGTGTTTAGTAGTCGGGAGTTGCCGGAGATAGATGGGGCGAACATTCACTTCGTGCAGGGAGATGTCGCACCCGTCCACGAGGATATGGTGGAGGCAGCAGCCGGAAAGAACGTCTGGCTCGTCGGTGGCGGTGATCTCGTGGGACAGTTCCACGAGAACGGTCTCCTCGACGAAATCATTCTCACCGTCGCTCCCGTCACGCTCGGTTCGGGTGCACCACTACTGCCGCGCCGGATTACCGACCCGCCGTTGAGACTGACGAACGTAGAACAATACGGTGACATCTTTGCGGCTTTGACCTACGAAGTGCAGTAG
- a CDS encoding HAD family hydrolase yields the protein MTIDTLLFDLDDTLLEYEQRSPDVLAASFDRVGVDSFFDIPAYHARYDEFLEAGLSVNDQRANCFAAIARENGYDEETGRAVAAAFAEVRDHSRVRFLPGASETLEALTGEHALGIVTNGAPEMQRAKMAALGVERYVDTIVFAGHDAPAKPNPEPFERALSELDSTPERALHVGNSLDTDVPGAKAAGLGAVWVPADPDETPDPTPDFAFETLHPLTERPWRMP from the coding sequence GTGACAATCGATACCCTCCTGTTCGACTTGGACGACACGCTGTTGGAGTACGAACAACGGTCGCCGGACGTCCTCGCAGCGTCGTTCGACCGCGTCGGCGTCGATTCGTTTTTCGACATTCCGGCGTATCACGCCCGGTACGACGAGTTCCTCGAAGCGGGGCTGAGCGTGAATGACCAGCGAGCCAACTGCTTCGCGGCCATCGCGCGGGAGAACGGCTACGACGAGGAGACGGGACGCGCCGTCGCCGCCGCGTTCGCCGAGGTTCGAGACCACTCCCGAGTCCGATTCCTCCCCGGCGCGTCCGAAACGCTCGAAGCGCTCACGGGGGAGCACGCGCTGGGAATCGTCACGAACGGCGCGCCCGAGATGCAACGAGCGAAGATGGCCGCGCTCGGCGTCGAACGGTACGTGGACACTATCGTGTTCGCGGGTCACGACGCACCGGCGAAACCGAACCCCGAACCGTTCGAACGTGCGCTCTCCGAACTCGATTCCACGCCCGAACGCGCCCTACACGTCGGTAACTCGCTCGACACAGACGTTCCCGGCGCGAAAGCCGCGGGACTCGGCGCGGTGTGGGTTCCGGCCGACCCGGACGAGACGCCCGACCCGACCCCGGATTTCGCGTTCGAGACGCTGCATCCGCTCACAGAACGACCGTGGCGGATGCCGTAG
- a CDS encoding TrkA family potassium uptake protein encodes MTSAPLPLGAFVRRTLLRRLLRPVAAFVFLVVAGVVGFSTVHGVGVVDALFWLIDPTSIELHFQTHEGPETLVKAYAIVIFTGLVVVGLWIGETFVSAAFGGQIHEELRHMQIQHEIDNLENHVIICGYGTFGKTIAAQLDESGRDVVVIETKETGHRKAIDDGFLAVEGDARHEQVLSDAGASQAETVIGAIDDSNVNIQIIIATTQLAPGVKLIARAGDATYESLARQAGADEVIIPEVVSGEQVSMALSHPQRAERRVS; translated from the coding sequence ATGACTTCGGCCCCCCTCCCACTCGGCGCGTTCGTTCGGAGGACCCTTCTACGCCGACTGTTACGGCCGGTCGCGGCGTTCGTGTTCCTCGTCGTGGCGGGGGTCGTCGGGTTCAGCACGGTTCACGGCGTCGGCGTCGTGGACGCGTTGTTCTGGCTCATCGACCCGACGAGCATCGAACTCCACTTCCAAACGCACGAGGGCCCCGAGACGCTGGTCAAGGCGTACGCCATCGTGATATTCACCGGTCTCGTCGTCGTCGGACTCTGGATCGGTGAAACGTTCGTTTCGGCGGCGTTCGGCGGACAAATACACGAAGAACTACGACACATGCAAATTCAACACGAAATCGACAACCTCGAAAATCACGTTATCATCTGCGGCTACGGAACGTTCGGAAAGACCATCGCGGCCCAACTCGACGAGTCGGGACGCGACGTGGTCGTCATCGAGACGAAGGAGACGGGACATCGGAAAGCGATAGACGACGGCTTTCTCGCCGTCGAAGGCGATGCACGGCACGAGCAGGTACTGTCCGACGCCGGTGCGTCGCAGGCCGAGACGGTTATCGGCGCGATAGACGACTCGAACGTCAACATCCAGATAATCATCGCCACCACCCAACTCGCACCGGGAGTGAAACTCATCGCCCGCGCGGGTGACGCGACGTACGAATCGCTCGCCCGGCAGGCCGGAGCGGACGAGGTCATCATCCCCGAGGTGGTGAGCGGCGAGCAGGTGTCGATGGCCCTCTCACACCCACAACGAGCGGAAAGACGGGTTTCGTAG